The proteins below come from a single uncultured delta proteobacterium genomic window:
- a CDS encoding hypothetical protein (Evidence 5 : No homology to any previously reported sequences): MLSSLTLSVAVSTLRSRKGTVEVKIAIEHAQQPPNASAKDWSRHGLDYSAAPKGNILVKPSTA, encoded by the coding sequence GTGCTTTCTTCGCTTACTCTTTCCGTCGCAGTATCTACACTGCGTTCCCGCAAAGGGACAGTGGAAGTAAAAATTGCCATAGAACATGCACAACAACCGCCTAACGCCTCGGCAAAGGACTGGAGCCGCCACGGGCTGGACTATTCTGCAGCACCGAAGGGCAATATTTTGGTGAAACCAAGCACCGCATAG
- a CDS encoding FAD-dependent pyridine nucleotide-disulphide oxidoreductase: MAKRILIIGAVALGPKAASRCKRLMPDAEVTLIDQSSRISYGGCGIPYFISDEVKNVAELQSTPYGAIRNEQFFEKHKDIKTLTNCQATHIDRKERIVTVQNLIDGSASTLSYDSLVLALGSSPNRPPIPGIELQGISSAVNLDEAEYIKSALSAKNNSHVVVVGGGFIGLELAVAIGEMWGIPTSVIEIAPQVLPNFLSPSFARMVQQDLASKNITVHTDEKVLRFEGKDGRVCKVITNKREIPAELVIMSAGVHPNTDIAKEAGLNVTEKGLLVVDEHMRTSDPDIYAGGDCVTIPNQVTGKPGWYPLGSMANRQGRVIGTNISGGNERFNGAVGAWGVKLCALNAAGAGLTLESALREGFDAISVQVVQADRAHFFPTKNPMSMELVVDRKTRRVLGVQGVSPSGDALAARINPVAALLSHKIDVSEISNLEVLYSPPFASAMDIVNTLGNAADNVLSGSYKPMTLEEFDAAWSGREKEDFYLLDTRPKAMGAVFAEKFSGHWHNIPQDEVGERLAEIPANKLVIITCNTGLRAYEAQLVLTNAGRTNTRAVFGGVTASTRFGTKF, encoded by the coding sequence ATGGCAAAGCGTATACTCATTATCGGCGCAGTGGCTCTAGGCCCTAAAGCGGCTTCCCGTTGCAAGCGGTTGATGCCGGATGCGGAAGTCACCCTTATTGATCAGTCCAGCCGTATTTCCTATGGCGGATGCGGTATTCCATATTTTATTTCAGACGAAGTGAAAAACGTCGCCGAATTACAATCTACCCCGTATGGAGCTATCAGAAACGAACAATTTTTTGAAAAACACAAAGACATCAAAACACTCACAAATTGCCAAGCCACGCACATCGACAGGAAAGAAAGAATCGTCACGGTGCAGAATCTCATAGATGGTTCAGCATCGACGCTTTCCTACGATTCTCTCGTGTTGGCTCTTGGCAGCTCTCCCAACAGACCTCCGATTCCCGGCATAGAATTGCAGGGTATCTCTTCTGCAGTTAATCTTGATGAAGCCGAGTACATAAAATCTGCCCTCAGCGCTAAAAACAACTCGCATGTAGTCGTTGTTGGAGGCGGATTTATCGGGCTTGAACTTGCCGTTGCCATTGGTGAAATGTGGGGAATTCCTACCAGTGTGATTGAAATCGCCCCACAAGTTTTGCCGAATTTTCTTTCGCCCAGCTTTGCCCGTATGGTGCAGCAAGATTTGGCATCCAAAAATATCACCGTGCATACTGATGAAAAAGTATTACGCTTTGAAGGTAAAGACGGACGAGTCTGTAAGGTGATTACCAACAAACGTGAGATTCCGGCAGAATTGGTAATCATGTCTGCGGGAGTCCATCCGAATACGGATATAGCTAAAGAGGCAGGCCTGAACGTTACGGAGAAAGGATTACTGGTGGTTGATGAGCACATGCGTACTTCTGATCCGGATATTTACGCGGGAGGTGACTGCGTTACTATCCCCAATCAAGTGACAGGAAAGCCGGGGTGGTATCCATTGGGATCTATGGCTAACCGACAAGGGCGTGTCATTGGCACCAATATCTCTGGCGGCAACGAACGCTTTAACGGCGCAGTAGGAGCATGGGGGGTAAAACTTTGTGCGCTTAATGCAGCTGGGGCGGGGTTAACTCTTGAATCAGCGTTACGCGAGGGCTTTGATGCCATAAGCGTTCAAGTCGTCCAAGCGGATCGGGCGCATTTCTTTCCCACAAAAAACCCCATGTCCATGGAACTTGTCGTTGACCGAAAAACGCGGCGTGTACTTGGCGTGCAGGGTGTCAGCCCATCGGGGGATGCTCTCGCGGCCCGCATCAACCCCGTTGCGGCCCTTCTTTCGCACAAGATTGACGTATCGGAAATATCTAACTTGGAAGTTCTGTATTCGCCTCCTTTTGCCTCGGCAATGGATATAGTCAATACCCTCGGTAATGCGGCTGACAACGTGCTTTCCGGCAGCTACAAGCCAATGACGCTTGAAGAATTTGATGCCGCATGGTCAGGTAGGGAGAAAGAAGATTTTTATCTACTGGACACCCGTCCAAAGGCCATGGGCGCGGTATTCGCAGAAAAATTTTCAGGTCATTGGCACAATATTCCGCAGGATGAAGTCGGAGAACGCTTAGCGGAAATTCCCGCTAATAAGCTTGTGATCATTACCTGTAATACGGGCTTACGGGCCTATGAAGCACAGCTTGTATTGACAAATGCTGGCAGAACGAACACGAGAGCCGTTTTCGGTGGTGTTACCGCGTCTACACGCTTCGGGACAAAATTTTAA